A stretch of the Drosophila sulfurigaster albostrigata strain 15112-1811.04 chromosome 2L, ASM2355843v2, whole genome shotgun sequence genome encodes the following:
- the LOC133850092 gene encoding pancreatic lipase-related protein 2 isoform X2, whose translation MLKFSLRWLIVTVVWQVGIRGEVALNQEDYNRTWIYMPNGEGKPEVAYLVEPPPENRISLPQLIQFEYYGSDAPDDMRSSSFWIDENNFQRDKRDKRDTWQEMAEKFDPNLDTKILVHGWKSSTMSNSIQSIRGAYLQRGQVNVFAINWRDQADNIYYLTPARYTVQVGRAVAKLIDLLVEEKDADPQRIHLIGHSLGAHIMGYAGSYTKYRVSRVTGLDPARPAFEDCIGPENHLDNTDANFVDVIHSCAGYLGFRKPIGMVDFYPNGGGPPQPGCSEISQIFTGCSHGRSYEYYAESINSDKGFYGVPCTTLDQMKGKNCTGGRILMGDRVPQDARGIYLVKTANKPSYALGMDDLWPKDYNNNN comes from the exons ATGTTGAAGTTTTCGCTGCGTTGGCTCATTGTGACAGTTGTTTGGCAAG TCGGCATACGTGGCGAGGTGGCGCTAAATCAGGAGGATTACAACAGGACATGGATCTATATGCCCAATGGCGAGGGCAAGCCTGAGGTGGCCTATCTTGTGGAGCCGCCGCCAGAGAATCGCATTAGTCTGCCGCAGCTGATTCAATTCGAATATTATGGCAG CGATGCTCCCGATGACATGCGCAGCTCCAGCTTTTGGATCGATGAGAACAATTTTCAGCGCGATAAACGCGACAAACGTGACACCTGGCAGGAGATGGCCGAGAAATTCGATCCCAATCTAGACACCAAGATTCTCGTACACGGCTGGAAATCGAGCACCATGAGCAACTCGATCCAATCGATAAGGGGCGCCTATTTGCAGCGTGGCCAAGTCAATGTGTTCGCCATCAACTGGCGGGATCAGGCAGATAATATCTATTATCTGACCCCTGCTCGCTATACGGTGCAAGTGGGACGGGCTGTGGCCAAGTTAATCGATTTGCTGGTGGAGGAGAAGGATGCAGATCCGCAGCGTATTCATCTAATTGGCCACAGCCTGGGTGCACATATTATGGGCTATGCCGGCTCCTATACCAAGTATCGGGTGAGTCGCGTGACGGGTTTGGATCCAGCGCGTCCGGCTTTCGAGGATTGCATTGGACCGGAGAATCATTTGGACAACACGGATGCCAATTTTGTGGATGTTATACACAGTTGTGCGGGCTATCTCGGCTTTCGTAAGCCCATTGGCATGGTTGACTTCTATCCCAATGGGGGCGGACCTCCTCAGCCGGGTTGCAGCGAGATATCCCAGATATTCA CTGGTTGCAGTCATGGACGCTCCTATGAGTATTATGCGGAGTCCATCAACAGCGACAAGGGCTTCTATGGCGTGCCTTGCACCACTTTAGATCAGATGAAGGGCAAAAACTGCACGGGCGGCAGGATTCTGATGGGCGATCGAGTGCCGCAGGACGCGCGTGGCATTTATCTGGTCAAGACGGCGAATAAACCGAGCTATGCACTCGGCATGGACGACCTTTGGCCCAAggattacaacaacaacaattga
- the LOC133850092 gene encoding pancreatic lipase-related protein 2 isoform X1, with amino-acid sequence MPSNALACICNVINPCRNEVSTTFVVVQWLITGFAALSQVVRPVLLLFGIRGEVALNQEDYNRTWIYMPNGEGKPEVAYLVEPPPENRISLPQLIQFEYYGSDAPDDMRSSSFWIDENNFQRDKRDKRDTWQEMAEKFDPNLDTKILVHGWKSSTMSNSIQSIRGAYLQRGQVNVFAINWRDQADNIYYLTPARYTVQVGRAVAKLIDLLVEEKDADPQRIHLIGHSLGAHIMGYAGSYTKYRVSRVTGLDPARPAFEDCIGPENHLDNTDANFVDVIHSCAGYLGFRKPIGMVDFYPNGGGPPQPGCSEISQIFTGCSHGRSYEYYAESINSDKGFYGVPCTTLDQMKGKNCTGGRILMGDRVPQDARGIYLVKTANKPSYALGMDDLWPKDYNNNN; translated from the exons ATGCCATCGAATGCGCTGGCCTGCATCTGTAATGTGATCAATCCCTGTCGCAATGAGGTCTCCACCACGTTTGTCGTCGTCCAATGGCTAATCACAGGATTCGCTGCACTCTCGCAAGTTGTGCGCCCCGTGCTGTTGCTCT TCGGCATACGTGGCGAGGTGGCGCTAAATCAGGAGGATTACAACAGGACATGGATCTATATGCCCAATGGCGAGGGCAAGCCTGAGGTGGCCTATCTTGTGGAGCCGCCGCCAGAGAATCGCATTAGTCTGCCGCAGCTGATTCAATTCGAATATTATGGCAG CGATGCTCCCGATGACATGCGCAGCTCCAGCTTTTGGATCGATGAGAACAATTTTCAGCGCGATAAACGCGACAAACGTGACACCTGGCAGGAGATGGCCGAGAAATTCGATCCCAATCTAGACACCAAGATTCTCGTACACGGCTGGAAATCGAGCACCATGAGCAACTCGATCCAATCGATAAGGGGCGCCTATTTGCAGCGTGGCCAAGTCAATGTGTTCGCCATCAACTGGCGGGATCAGGCAGATAATATCTATTATCTGACCCCTGCTCGCTATACGGTGCAAGTGGGACGGGCTGTGGCCAAGTTAATCGATTTGCTGGTGGAGGAGAAGGATGCAGATCCGCAGCGTATTCATCTAATTGGCCACAGCCTGGGTGCACATATTATGGGCTATGCCGGCTCCTATACCAAGTATCGGGTGAGTCGCGTGACGGGTTTGGATCCAGCGCGTCCGGCTTTCGAGGATTGCATTGGACCGGAGAATCATTTGGACAACACGGATGCCAATTTTGTGGATGTTATACACAGTTGTGCGGGCTATCTCGGCTTTCGTAAGCCCATTGGCATGGTTGACTTCTATCCCAATGGGGGCGGACCTCCTCAGCCGGGTTGCAGCGAGATATCCCAGATATTCA CTGGTTGCAGTCATGGACGCTCCTATGAGTATTATGCGGAGTCCATCAACAGCGACAAGGGCTTCTATGGCGTGCCTTGCACCACTTTAGATCAGATGAAGGGCAAAAACTGCACGGGCGGCAGGATTCTGATGGGCGATCGAGTGCCGCAGGACGCGCGTGGCATTTATCTGGTCAAGACGGCGAATAAACCGAGCTATGCACTCGGCATGGACGACCTTTGGCCCAAggattacaacaacaacaattga
- the LOC133850089 gene encoding LOW QUALITY PROTEIN: annulin (The sequence of the model RefSeq protein was modified relative to this genomic sequence to represent the inferred CDS: deleted 2 bases in 2 codons) → MSTWYRNYAPVWIQRWLQPAPPPRPFNPFRSTRPGPDLANAGSSAVLGVQRVDLCLQDNHDEHHTSHFAAASAKEALIVRRGEPFRLRIHFNRDYSPSKDAISFIFSVADDVKPSPGHGTLMALVPHDGIDYLGDALEWGAGIEAHEGQTLTVLVKPPVSCPVTEWRLDIDTKLLGDGSRSYQVPLPIYVLFNPWCPDDQVYLANREQRKEYVMHDTTLIWRGSYNRLRPSVWKIGQFERDVLECSLKLLGTVGRIPPAYRGDPVRVARALSALVNSVDDDGVLLGNWSEDFSGGTAPTKWTGSAEILQEFHRTQRSVKFAQCWNFSGVLATISRALGIPARIITCYSSAHDTQASLTVDVFIDANNKKLDAETTDSIWNYHVWNELWMQRPDLGIGQYGPYDGWQAVDATPQEASDNMYRVGPAAVLAVKHGEILRPFDCGFVYSEVNADKLYWRYNGPSQPLKLLRKDTLAIGHLISTKAVLKWEREDITDTYKYAERTEEERNFMLKALKQSRHAFSRYYLNDSFNEVEFSMELKDDIKIGENFSVVLKVTNKSEERVHLATGQLNCDAVLYTGVGAQEVKVMGFEVDLKPQTTEYVRMEVTFDEYFEKLSSQASFQISAACKVRDTDYDYYAQDDFRVRKPDIKFQFGNGDVPVVAQQEVDVIVRLENPLPIPLHKGLFTIEGPGIAQPLKFKISEIPVGGTAAATFKYLPPYAGRGTLLGKFVAKELDDVDGYRHYEIEPRPEDLLQPNGNLRSSNIIRRRTDVIP, encoded by the exons ATGTCCACTTGGTATAGAAACTATGCGCCCGTCTGGATACAGCGCTGGTTGCAGCCAGCGCCTCCGCCACGCCCCTTCAATCCCTTCCGGAGCACACGCCCGGGGCCCGATCTTGCAA ATGCTGGCAGCTCAGCCGTGCTAGGAGTGCAGCGCGTGgatttgtgcctgcaggataATCACGACGAGCACCACACGAGTCACTTTGCTGCCGCATCCGCCAAGGAGGCGTTGATAGTGCGCCGGGGCGAACCCTTCCGACTGCGCATCCACTTTAATCGCGACTACAGTCCCAGCAAGGATGCCATTAGCTTCATCTTTAGTGTGGCTGATGACGTCAAGCCCAGTCCGGGACATGGCACATTGATGGCGCTGGTGCCGCACGATGGCATCGATTATCTGGGCGATGCACTTGAATGGGGCGCCGGCATTGAGGCACACGAGGGTCAAACATTGACGGTGCTCGTCAAGCCGCCGGTCAGCTGCCCCGTGACCGAATGGCGACTGGACATCGACACCAAGTTGCTGGGCGATGGCTCACGCAGCTATCAGGTGCCCCTGCCCATCTATGTGCTGTTCAATCCCTGGTGTCCCGATGATCAGGTCTATTTGGCCAATCGGGAGCAGCGCAAGGAGTATGTGATGCACGACACTACGCTCATCTGGCGTGGCTCGTATAATCGGCTGCGACCCTCTGTGTGGAAGATCGGCCAATTCGAGCGGGATGTGCTTGAGTGCAGTCTGAAGCTGCTCGGCACCGTGGGACGCATTCCACCCGCCTATCGCGGGGATCCGGTGCGCGTAGCTCGTGCGCTTTCAGCACTCGTCAATTCCGTGGACGATGATGGCGTGTTGTTGGGCAATTGGAGCGAAGACTTTTCGGGCGGCACTGCGCCCACCAAGTGGACGGGTTCGGCGGAAATCTTGCAGGAATTCCACAGGACCCAGCGATCGGTTAAGTTTGCACAATGCTGGAATTTCAGTGGCGTTCTCGCGACCATTTCCCGTGCTCTGGGTATTCCGGCTCGCATCATCACTTGCTACTCTTCCGCCCATGATACTCAGGCCTCGCTCACCGTTGATGTCTTCATCGATGCGAACAACAAGAAGTTGGACGCCGAGACAACCGACTCCATTTGGAACTATCATGTGTGGAACGAGTTGTGGATGCAACGTCCAGACTTGGGCATCGGCCAGTATGGTCCCTATGATGGCTGGCAGGCTGTGGATGCCACGCCTCAAGAGGCCTCGGATAACATGTATCGCGTGGGTCCCGCTGCCGTATTGGCTGTCAAGCATGGCGAGATTTTGCGTCCATTCGACTGCGGTTTTGTCTACTCTGAGGTGAATGCCGACAAACTCTATTGGCGCTACAATGGTCCCAGCCAGCCGTTGAAATTGCTGCGCAAGGACACGCTGGCCATTGGTCATCTGATCAGCACGAAGGCGGTGCTAAAGTGGGAACGCGAGGACATCACCGACACCTACAAGTATGCCGAACGCACCGAGGAGGAACGCAACTTTATGCTCAAGGCATTGAAGCAATCACGTCACGCTTTTAGTCGCTACTATCTCAACGATAGCTTCAATGAGGTAGAGTTTAGCATGGAGCTGAAGGATGACATCAAGATTGGCGAGAACTTTTCGGTTGTGCTCAAGGTGACCAACAAGAGTGAGGAGCGCGTTCATCTGGCCACAGGTCAGCTCAACTGTGATGCTGTGCTCTACACGGGTGTTGGTGCCCAGGAGGTCAAGGTCATGGGCTTTGAGGTGGATCTGAAGCCACAGACTACGGAATATGTGCGCATGGAAGTGACTTTCGATGAGTACTTTGAAAAGCTCTCCTCTCAGGCGTCTTTCCAAATATCCGCCGCATGCAAAGTCCGGGATACCGACTATGATTATTATGCCCAGGATGATTTCCGAGTGCGCAAACCCGATATTAAGTTCCAGTTTGGTAATGGAGATGTTCCCGTGGTGGCACAGCAGGAGGTTGATGTGATTGTCCGTCTGGAGAATCCGCTGCCCATT CCCCTGCACAAGGGACTTTTCACCATCGAG GGACCGGGCATAGCGCAGCCCCTGAAGTTCAAG ATTTCCGAGATTCCCGTGGGAGGCACCGCTGCTGCTACTTTTAAATACTTGCCGCCTTATGCCGGACGCGGTACGCTGCTGGGAAAGTTTGTGGCCAAGGAACTGGATGATGTGGATGGCTACAGGCACTACGAGATCGAGCCGCGACCCGAGGATTTGCTGCAGCCCAATGGCAACCTTaggagcagcaacatcatTCGCCGGCGCACCGATGTTATACCTTAA
- the LOC133850093 gene encoding RWD domain-containing protein 4 → MSTPLEQQTDEREALQSIYEGDTNFKEINLTTYQYKYGEEDNYKSFLVELQWGDNYPDEAPTINMNTFYNRNLLPAVKEEIQTALTNEASQWLGCGMTYTLFECLKDNLEQLTAGQPESAPAIAAVDDGVAAIKISDTDADAKRKEPKKEQLTKAQKRRQWERTDHKGERARGWDWVDIVKHLSQTGSKEDAASALTDSSAAAAQVLHPLNT, encoded by the exons ATGTCGACACCGCTGGAACAGCAGACAGATGAACGCGAAGCCCTGCAGTCCATTTATGAGGGCGATACCAACTTCAAAGAGATTAACTTAACCACATATCAATATAAA tatggTGAAGAAGACAACTACAAGTCGTTTCTGGTGGAATTGCAATGGGGCGACAACTATCCGGATGAGGCGCCCACGATTAACATGAACACGTTCTACAATCGTAATCT CTTGCCTGCCGTTAAGGAGGAAATACAGACAGCGTTGACCAACGAAGCGTCTCAATGGTTGGGCTGTGGCATGACTTACACGCTCTTCGAATGCCTGAAAGACAACCTCGAACAACTAACGGCTGGGCAACCAGAAAGTGCTCCAGCTATAGCTGCTGTGGATGATGGTGTTGCTGCGATTAAAATTTCTGATACTGATGCGGATGCCAAGCGCAAGGAACCCAAGAAAGAACAGCTAACGAAAGCACAAAAGCGCCGTCAATGGGAACGTACGGATCACAAAGGAGAGCGAGCACGTGGCTGGGATTGGGTCGATATCGTTAAGCATTTATCACAAACGGGCAGCAAAGAGGACGCTGCCTCCGCTCTCACGGACAGTTCAGCTGCTGCCGCACAAGTGCTGCACCCGTTGAACACTTAA
- the LOC133850091 gene encoding protein phosphatase 1F, which produces MSSDTDPCVAAMECAQLLQFKEFLASSTPNSNSSELTSGNELMMRHHNNGQATNCVTRSSNDTYKVTADEQRAEIVATLWKQLATKGCPPAFQIKLLHLATEQIIKDLRYAKECEVNVEDNINSIGEVQPQYDLLKLQKFVSTQLDKLLLKLTDNAALEKLQLYADEQALCSPTAPCKCQTLASSPRHSAAAIKNKPRKMEDRHVCLERFGAMYELSQQHAGCRFFGVFDGHSGALSASYVTSQIPQLLAHQLQRLPAAGDDLDDVDFYRNAFETAFLQADERFALKRITSGTTAVCALITGDNKQLYIAWVGDSKALLVGKRTQLQLVKPHKPESPDERRRIEISGSTVIHAQGQWRVNGILNVARSIGDYSLEAVIAEPDFVDVPLSEAHDFLVLGSDGLWDHVEESFIVDTVYECLADAKTQLDDIPKLLLEAAKEHDSQDNITAVLVLLKPRDQIGHS; this is translated from the coding sequence ATGTCGTCAGACACAGATCCGTGTGTAGCTGCAATGGAATGTGCACAATTGCTGCAATTCAAAGAGTTTCTAGCGTCATCAACcccaaacagcaacagcagtgaaCTGACCTCTGGCAATGAACTGATGATGCGCCATCACAATAATGGAcaagcaacaaattgtgtAACGCGCAGCAGCAATGACACCTACAAAGTCACGGCCGACGAGCAACGCGCCGAAATTGTTGCCACACTGTGGAAACAACTTGCCACCAAAGGTTGTCCGCCTGCATTTCAAATCAAGCTGCTGCATTTGGCTACTGAGCAAATCATAAAGGATCTGCGATATGCCAAGGAATGCGAGGTGAATGTGGAGGACAACATAAACAGCATTGGCGAAGTACAACCGCAATACGATctattgaaattgcaaaaattcgTAAGTACGCAATTGGACAAATTATTGCTGAAACTCACTGACAATGCAGCGCTAGAGAAGCTGCAGCTCTATGCCGATGAGCAGGCGCTGTGCTCGCCAACAGCACCATGTAAGTGTCAGACCCTCGCCTCATCGCCGCGACACAGCGCAGCggctattaaaaataaaccacgCAAAATGGAGGATCGTCATGTTTGCCTGGAGCGTTTTGGTGCCATGTACGAGTTGAGTCAACAGCATGCTGGCTGTCGCTTCTTTGGCGTCTTCGATGGACACTCGGGAGCGCTCTCGGCCAGCTATGTTACCAGTCAAATACCCCAACTACTGGCACATCAACTCCAACGTTTGCCAGCCGCTGGTGACGATCTTGACGACGTGGACTTTTATCGCAATGCCTTCGAGACGGCATTTCTGCAGGCAGACGAACGTTTCGCCCTCAAGCGCATTACTAGCGGCACGACAGCAGTGTGTGCCTTAATCACTGGGGACAACAAGCAGCTGTATATTGCTTGGGTGGGCGACTCGAAGGCATTGTTGGTGGGCAAACGCACCCAGCTGCAGCTGGTGAAGCCGCATAAACCCGAATCGCCAGATGAACGACGACGCATTGAGATCAGTGGCAGCACCGTGATTCATGCGCAGGGACAATGGCGTGTGAATGGCATCTTGAATGTGGCACGTTCCATTGGCGATTATAGTTTGGAGGCTGTCATCGCGGAGCCGGATTTCGTAGATGTGCCGCTGAGTGAGGCGCATGACTTTTTGGTGCTGGGCAGCGATGGACTGTGGGATCATGTGGAGGAGTCGTTCATTGTGGACACTGTGTACGAGTGTCTGGCCGATGCCAAGACACAACTTGATGACATTCCCAAGCTGTTGTTGGAGGCGGCTAAAGAGCACGATTCGCAGGACAATATTACTGCGGTGCTGGTGCTGCTCAAGCCACGCGATCAAATTGGCCACAGCTAG